In Capsicum annuum cultivar UCD-10X-F1 chromosome 8, UCD10Xv1.1, whole genome shotgun sequence, the genomic window ttgggtcctttcttatgagaaaaaaatatatgaggTTCCTTGTAGCCTATCGAGGCAACAGGTTATGTGACTTGTTTCTCTGACCAGTTTTGACTTTCTTGTTAGCTTGTGCTAACATAGAACCAGAATCTTTTGCTAGACTTAtgcttcttgattttctttttgctGCAACttgacattcagtggttggatgtcccaagttaccacaaatataacacaTATCTTTAATAGCATTAGAACTTTTATAAAAGCCCAACCCAACCTTTTCATTGTGAGTTCTTTGACCTAGCTTATGAACAAGTCTTGAAGAATGTGTCCatctattagctctttcaagatcaagttttaattTAGAAACTTATTAACTTAGTTGActaaccttttctttttcacaaaagtattcatgtttaatCTTAGTCAATTTTGACTCAATCTTTTCTTGTTCCTCACTCttgacctttttttctttttcagaaagAGATAGTTTTAGAACTTCATATTTGAGGGTCAGGTTTGATGAATTAAGTCTGCTAACCTGTTCCTTAAAATTGCAACTTTTCTTTACAATAGTGTTCTTACAagtttctagatcaataaaatcaaacttgagaCTTTCAATATTgttgaataactcatccctatcagaatttaattcttggaaatcatcaattagagcactcattaaggaaacaagtttcttttagaaaataaatgcaacttCTCTTTGAGTTCAAGAATACTTACGTAAGagtttccatcatcttcttccaTATCTGAATCTCCAATGGCCATGAGAGCAGTTTCATTATCTTCTTCTCTATCTGATTCATCTCTTTCAGATGCCCTATTTAGATTTTCCATGTCCATCTCATAGGTCGTCAAATTACCAACTAACTCCTCAACGGACATTCTAGTGAGATCCTTAGTTTCTCTTATGGGTGTAACTTTAACATTCCACTTATACTTTGGTAGGACTCTCAAGACCTTCTCTACCTGTTCCTCAGTAGATAAAACCTTTCCTAGAGATGATAACTCATTTACCAACAAAGTTACCCTAGTTATCATTTCTTGTAGTGactcatttttctccatttcaaaagcctcatattcagtgaaaagtaatacaattttgaattttctcacttGGCTTGTGCCTTTATGTGCATTCACCAATGCATCCCAGATTTTTTTAGCAGTGTTTCAATCAGACACTCTATTGTACTCAGTTGGACCAAGACCACAAATAAGAATGTTTTTGGATTTTGCATTCTTTTGTAGTGCAACAAGATCTTCCGGGGTGAATTCACTCCTTACCTTTTTCACTTGTTCTCCATCCACTTTCTTCATGGAAATTATTGGTCCATTAATAATTCTGTCCCATAATTCATAATCTACACTTTAAAGAAATGTTTCCATCCTAGCTTTTCACCATATGAAGTGGACCCATGAAAGAATGAAGGTCTAATAGtagattgaccttcactgtgatcAGTAGGTagtgcggaattcatcatattgatgtttgtcttaggtgctaaccctttttaagacaacctcgctctgataccatttgttaagaattcgtgccctactgattatcttatttttacctAACTGTTGCCTATCGATGAAATGGGTTACCTGACGTATTCCAAAGAAGcagtaaaatagaaagtaaagaatacaataatttttacgtgaaaaacacccggctcaaaagcTGTAAAAAACTAcaacctgcacctctacaggatttaaccccaacttcattaaataactctgagcctcaacagcgactgattacaaaactcttgtaaccaaaaaatagaaattataaactctaattcctaactacacacacacctcccaaggtatgcgtttccaaagtctctgagtttttcccaactcgaagactagatcctagttcagtttataacacactgaaacaaatattacatcaatatttcaaacacaatgaacaactctaaaaatcaatgctaaaactcttagctggattctatacttaggactaggttcttcaatgtgtttcttcagtgattgagtagaacttcgtgaagtcaatctgtcgattttGCTTTTCTATTTTGTAACTTCGTGAAGTCAATATGTCAAAgagattctttatttcaaactcctcctttaattagaactctcattacatagagttctacttcaagtgagactccttctttaATTCTAACTATTGTCTCCTTAGTGTTAATgtcaaacttcaactctttaaatcaacttatcttcaagtattttactcaaccacaacttcttcaatttatCACGTGATCAGTAACTTGAGTATATCAAAATTAGGCTTGTTTATTCATTCCTGACTTTAAGCAatctttgtctgcatctatcagtgaaacctGAAACCTGTCTTCCTATGCTTGGACCAGCTCAAGTAACATGgtccattcatgtgtcagttatTAGAAACTTCATTGATCTACAAAGAGTCCTTTAATTTGTATGTTTCCTATCTTGTGTAGACTTCTTCAATCTGCAGAATCTTTCTTCTTCTACACATAGAACTCTtcaggatatgctcagaagtgaaactcttTTCCATAGGACTCTTTTTTCAACCCAACTTTGCTTttccttatcatcaagtgtttgaatcaaattcaacttctaCAAATTAGCACATGTTTATTTCTTTAAGTTTATCTGAATCAACCACTCATCtagttcttgatttcttcaaaccttgtctttaatcatcgatgatttgctacaagtttcagctatatgtttcatatcactttgtcagttttttaatcatcaaaactaaatCGTACCGAACAATATATGTTTGCAATAAATTTAATGTGCAATATCCCACAATCCAAGCTAAGATCCGAACCATTTTTGAATACATACAGAGCCGAATATGATGATTTCTAATTATACATAGGTGTTAAGATCAATTCATTATTGGGGGAGAATATTTGGCTATGAATTAAAGTCATAAGGAATGTCTAGCACAAAGTGAAGTTGAAAGCTTctttaccgattgagttttcgTATAAGATTTTACTAGTGTCAATTTTAAATGAGCATTACTCCAAGAATATGAAGAGTTTTGTTGCTCAACACCCATTAAATTAAAggttttgagtcttctttccaatgtcACCAACTGTTTGTCAATCTAATATCggagtaaaaaattatgattatttaatcaGACAGTGTCAGTCTGTCAGAGGTCGACGGACGGTGTATTGAAATAATATGAGAACAACAGCCCCGTCACTGTGAAGTTGTCAAACCAACCAGTAAGCTCAAAATTTTCCTAGAACTCGACGTCTTGACCCACAGTCCGTCGGGGGACTGACAGCTCATTACCTGGACTATCCGACAGGAATTTCCTACACTTTTAACTAGTTATTTTAGGGGTAGTTTAGTCTGATCTTTTCCAGGGCCTCTCCCTACAATTTTAAACACTTGATAAGGGTTATTCCCTtctctaaaaaaatcaagaacatgTAGGAGGAGTTTCAGTTGGgtacgatgtagttttgatgattgacaatcTGACAACGTGATATGAAATATGTCAGTCAACCTGGTTCACAGACACACTATATTATGTAACTGAACCTTAtagcaaaatcatcgatgattaaagacaaggGTGGAAGAAATTAAGAACCAGATGAGTGGTTAATTCtgataaactcaaggaaataaatatgtgcaaatttgaagaagttgaatttgatttaaacacttgatgataagggaaagcaagttgagttgaaaaggAGTCCTGTggaaagaaggagtttcacttctgagcatatcctgaagagttctatatatagaagaagaaagattCTGCAGATTGAAGACGTCTACACAAGATAGGAAACATATaattgaaggactctttgttagatcaatgaagtttttgatgactgacacatgaatggaCCATGTTACTTGACCTGTTCCAAGCATAGGAAGGCAGGTTTCAGCTTTttactgatagatgcagacaaagatTGCTGAAAGTCAAGAACGAATGAGCAAGCCTAgttctgatatactcaagctactaATCACGTGAGAAATTAAAAaagttgtggttgagtaaaataattgaagataagttgatttaaagagttgaagtttgactacaacactaaggagacaagagttgaaattgaagaaggagtctcacttgaagtagaactctatgtaatgagagttctgattaaaagaggagtttgaaataaagaatgactcttcgAAGAGCTGTGCTTAAAGAAAAGATGCATTAGTCAGAATAACTTACGCCTTTACAAAGCAGAAAATCACAATCAACAGATTGACTTCAcaaagtgctactcaatcactgaagaaacacattgaagaacctggtcctaagtatagaatccagctaagagttttagcgttgatttttagagttgttcattgtgtttgaactattgatgtaatattagtttcagtgtgttataaactaaaTTAGaagctagtctttgagttgggaaaaactcagagactttgggaacacataccttgggaggtatgtgtgtagttaggaattagagtttataattcctagttgttgagttatagggattagagtttataattcctatttgttagttacaagagttttgtaatcagtcgttgttgaggctcagagttatttagtaaAGTTGAGGTTACatcctatagaggtacaggtcgtggttttttacacctttttgatccgggtgtttttcacgtaaaaatcattgtgttctttattttctgttttactgcttcctagGAACACGTTAGTGGAACAtgtcaggcaacccgttccatcgataagcaatagtttgggggaaaataagataatcagtagggcacgtatTATTAACAGTTTCTCAATTCCCATAACTTCAAAGCTCCCAAGTTCCAAATTCTCTCCTAGAACTCTTTCTTTTCAAGTATGTAGGACTTCAATGAGGAATTCCTTTCATCCTCATATCCAAAATCTTGTAGTATGTTACTCAATTTTAGAGACACTAGTTTGTGGTTCATATTAGCCCTTTGTCCTTTCCAATATTTTATACATTATGGTTTTAGTTTATGCTTAGAACTTGCCTTTGTGATTCATGTTACAGTTTTAGCTTTAGTATCATATGATATGTTTAGATATGCtatgtcaagggttagcttgtgatcacttgtAATCCAAACATCATGTCTTGGCTAGCATATAGACTAAGGTTGTGACATAATGTGatagaaaataaattacaatcataaataaaatatgatgaaacaagagtttttattaataaataatatgggTACAATTCTGttcttttcttgattattttctctGAAATTTCTCCAAGACAGTACGATATTGAAAATGTTGTTTTGGAAATTTTAGTTTTCgatttaaaaaaatactatatcaTTATCATAGCAAATCAATTCGGTTCGATATGATTCGATATTGTAAAGTTCGATTTGATATTTTGCGGGATGGTAAATCAATACCCATAATCGACTTCAATTTGCATGTagtcatgtaatagtaaattatGACATCAACATTTCAAGAAACTCCTCAGTTATATTATACTTGTACCGACCTTACACCCGGTcaagtttttttgttttgtttgatttggtGGGGACATGCTTGTGGAAATACATCAACAATTCTGATTCTTATGACTAGCCAGCATTAAAAGTAATCAACGCTTGCATGTTGTAGTTATGCAATGTTAAACTGTAATGGACTTATGCTGATGAAGAAAACCATTTTGTAGTCAAATCATATTGTAATTTAGAGAATATGGGTAACCTTTTTCCCAAATGAGATTACATCAGTTAAACTTTCTTTTTGCCATTTCAAATGATGAGATTAAGTTTAGTGAAATTTCAGTTGAACTTTCTTTTTCCATTTGAAGAATGAGATTAAATTTAGTGAATTTTCAGTAGTAGAGTTCCATATTTTTCCTATCATCTATAATACTTAGGATATTTTGAACCTACTTTTTTCCATTTGATGAAGAgactaaatttcataaaatttcattgcaagagtttgataaATTTCCCtatcaatataataatattaggATATTTTGAATCTTCTTTTTTCCATTCGATGACTAGTGACGACACTCTACCCTAGCTTCATGCTCTTTATACATTATTTTATGGGACTACATttgatatgttattgttgttgtgtttatAGTGGTTATAAAAGGTTGATTTTTCAAATGGTTAATTAactaatagttattatctcagaaattcatctttcttcttaatttcgattttcttttttaaaaaaagtaactttttgagactATAACTTTTAGTTAAGTGATCATATAAAAAATCAActttgaatataaattgttcataCGCTTCAAAAAGTTAAGATTTAACTAATTGACAGAACATCACGCGACTCAAATGCATAAAAAATTTGCCATTTATGATTACTTGGTAATATTATTATAGTAGGAAGTTTAATCCAAAATTTGTCCAGAAGAAGTTTAATTTGACGAGTAACTCAAACAAATTTTCATTAATAAATAGACATGCCTCTCTTATCATATTTCTCACACCAAACAAATTgtttcaatatatacatacacagaGTTTTAACTAATTAGTCATGGCTCTCAAGTCCTTTGTATTAACCATTGTCATAATGGCTTTGGTGACTTCAATAAGCTATGCATCAGATCCTAATCCTTTGCAAGATTTTTGTGTTGCTATTAATGACCCCAAATCTCATGGTAAACCGACATTATTATTTAATACTACTACTTATTTCAATCATGGCTTTTGCATACTTCATGCcggttttatttgtttttttactttGTAATTGTGATTTCTATACAGTTTTGGTGAATGGGAGATTTTGCAAGAATCCAGAGCATGTCACTGCTGATGACTTCTTTACATCAGGACTAAACATGCCTGGGATTGCTTTTAATCAATTTGGAGTTACTGTAGCTTCTGCAAATGTTCTCACGTTACCGGGACTCAACACTCTGGGCATTTCATTAGTTCGTTTTGATTACCCACCATATGGTCTAAACGCACCTCATACTAACCCCCGAGAAAGTGAGATTCTTGTCGTCGTTGAGGGCACGCTCTATGTTGGATTTGTCACCTCGACCTCTGCTCCAAATGAGAAAAATAGACTATTTAGCAAGATTCTACATCCCGGAGATGTGTTTGTTTTCCCAATGGGACTCATTCATTTTCAACTTAATGTGGGAAAGACTAAGGCTGTTGCATTTGCTGCACTAAATAGTCAACTTCCAGGACTCAACATTATTGCAAATGCATCATTTGGCTCACACCCACCAATCAATGATGATATTCTTGCAAAAGCATTCCAAGTCGACAAGAAAATTGTGGATTATATCCAGTCACAATTTGAGTCGAACAACTACTAGATAATTAGGATAAGCCAAATAATAACTATGGTGCTAAATATTATTTGTGCTTggaatttaagaaataataaaataaatctcaTGGTCTAGTCTTCTGGACTGGATTCATTGATCTTTGTATTGGGATGTCCTAAACGAGGTTTTCTCATGTTTGCTTTAGTAAAATTATGTTAATATATAGCTAGTGTGTTATGATAATGTTCTCAAAACTATATATAAGCATCAAACATCTTTAGTACTTGTGATATTTTGCTCTACATACACAAGATCAATTTTTCTTTGCTATTTGTATCGTAAAAGAGTTGCAAAGAGCAGTAGTCCATTATTAGAGGAACTCAAACCCCCATAGTGAAAGGGCAGTTGCACTCATTTGTGAACATACCTTGATGCTTTTATAATAAGAATTTATACGAAAATCAAGTAGCAGCAACAAATATGATACTTGATCGATAGCAACATTACCAAAGGAAAAATGGACATATGATTAAGGAATAATAGTCTTTCACTCTCTATTGTAACCAAGAAcccaagaaagaaaataaagtctTCTCCGAagtgtattattattatttttttggtttttttgattctacatatagacatatatgatTGAAAGTTTAATcaattttagtttatattttggtCGTGTATAATTGAGTGCAGGCACTAAGGGCGGACACGCTACGGTATTGAAAACTTCGGTTTTCAATTTGTCAAAAATCTAGATCCTTACAATTGCAATTAATTTGGTACAATTTGGCATTTCAAAGCTCGATTTCAGTATTTTACAGTGCGATAAATCGATAATAATAGTTTGACTGAATTTAGCCCGCATATACTCATAtaataaagaattatgacatcGACTTTTCAAGAAATGCCTCAATTATAGCATACTTATAccttaaaaatgtaaaaatatttaaaataaagagcAATTTCCTTCGTTAATCAATCACCAAAAAGGTATTAGGAAAGACAGGCACATAATCAAAGAGCCGGATagggtagcagcggaaaatacccaagactaaactttttctttcaacttgaacaaagagaagacaaacaaaccCAAGCAAAATAGATTAATATACAGAaaacaaatcaaccaaatgaaacaagataagaataaaggcaatcacacgagacacaagatttacgtggaaaactcttcagtgtgaagagtaaaaaaccacgggaccaaaacctccactataattaCCAAAGatttacaatattgttctccaaaatcCCCACAaaacaagtgtcaaacaacaagaaacaatacataaaccaaaacaccaaacactagagaaataaaggagtgaaagcacaaaaaatgcagctactgttcgggaataaagaacaggagctacaggctaccaaatcaagctccgttagttcctaatcaaatattgagatgagatAAATAAgaagtccaaaaatcagctcaatcggacaagaaacgaagcgggaatcgcaatttgaagttgacagctgtggctgaaatttaggtgcgaaaatcagctttgtttttctctctttggctgctgaaaactctctttttgtgatggtgaataagacctaaaaagatcaaatATATGACCTATAGTAATGGGactatgggcaaaagtgggttggtccaaattgggcttcatttatccacataagaagggaaaaagacccaataacccaataattctccccctcccaactatgtggaggagaccgccatcccagcgatcatgcaacaatcttcaaacttccctcttggcaaagctttagtcatcatgtcggaactattatcatccgtatgaatcttctcaagttcaagcaacttagaatccaacacatcccgaatccaatggtatctcacatcaatgtatTTAGACcaaccatgaaatgtagaattcttgccaagatgtatgacactttgactgtcgcaatgaagcacatacctctcttgcgcacaaccaagttcccccaagaatctcttcatccaaagcaattctttacaagcttcaacgaCAGCAATAAGCTCAacttctgtagtagatagagcaacacatttttgcaacctagattgccaagacacagctccccCTATAAAAGTtaccaaataccctgaagtagacttgcgagtatcaacatcaccggctatatctgaatcagtataaccacaaagaataggcttccctataccaaaacacaaacttaGACTAGAAgcgccacaaagatatctcataatccacttcacagcattccaatgttctcttcccaGATTAGAAAGAAATtgactaacaacaccaacaacatgacCAATATCCAGTCTtgtgcaaaccattgcatacatcaaactaccaacaacTGAAGCATtaggaactttcttcatatcttccttctcatcatcactggaaaGACACTGCTTCGTGCTCAACTTGAACTGCATAGTTAAAGGTGTACTGATaaccttagccttgtccatgttaaaccttcgaagtactttttgaatatacttctcttgtgataaccacaaaTTCTTGGCCTTTCTGTGACGGACAATTTGCATGCCAAAAATCTGCTTTGCTGGTcccaagtctttcatagaaaaagacttactcaactcttgcttcaacttttgaatcctgcaagcattatgaccaacaacaagcatgtcattaacataaagcaacacaataataaagtcaccatcagtgaatttttgcacaaaaacacaatggtctgaactagtcttcttgaagccctgttgactcataaaggaaccaaacttcctgtaccactgcgtaggagcttgtttcaaaccatacaagctcttcttcaatttgcaaacataattctcttttcccttgactttAAAACCTTCAGGTTGCTCcacataaatttcttcatctaagtcaccatggagaaaagcagttttaacatccatttgctcaacctctaaatctagacttgcaacTAAGCCTAGAACCAGACGAATGGATGAAatctttacaactggagaaaatatctcatcaaaatcaattccctttttctggttaaatcccttcacaactaATCTAGCTTTGTACCATGGAATTGGATTACCATCTTTACGCTTTACTCGAAAAATCCACCtgtttttcaaagcttttctgtctttaggcagcttaaccaaatcaaaggtatgattatctggcaaaaatttaatttcatcttccatagcatcaaacaacttttctttttcttcactttccatggccccatcaagactctcaggttctcccccatcagtcaagagtacatactcactgggagaataatgagatgaaggtattctctctcttgtAGATCAACTGAGAGAACTTTCTGAAGCATCAACAACTGGTTGCTGATCAACCGTATCAACTTGCACTGGAACATTAACAACTTCTTGCTGatcattctgaacatgatcatcatcttcattatcaacttgattttcatcatcatgaagattttcttcaggagaagtagtcaaaggaactgaatcaacatcaactaggctctcactactctaagaatcaaccttctcagctttgtcaaaatcttcaattgtttggtcttcaaagaacacaacatcgcggcttctaacaagtttcttcttaactggatcatagaaacgatagccaaattcatcttgacca contains:
- the LOC107839813 gene encoding germin-like protein subfamily 1 member 17, whose product is MALKSFVLTIVIMALVTSISYASDPNPLQDFCVAINDPKSHVLVNGRFCKNPEHVTADDFFTSGLNMPGIAFNQFGVTVASANVLTLPGLNTLGISLVRFDYPPYGLNAPHTNPRESEILVVVEGTLYVGFVTSTSAPNEKNRLFSKILHPGDVFVFPMGLIHFQLNVGKTKAVAFAALNSQLPGLNIIANASFGSHPPINDDILAKAFQVDKKIVDYIQSQFESNNY